The Deltaproteobacteria bacterium HGW-Deltaproteobacteria-6 genome has a segment encoding these proteins:
- a CDS encoding dUTP diphosphatase, producing MEKIQIHIQKIAGSDDIPFPRYMTEQAAGMDIFAAVLSDETIQPGERRKIPTGIAISLPEGYEAQIRPRSGLAVHNGITLLNSPGTIDADYRGEIALIVINHGESPFVVQRGMRLAQMVIQKICQAQWVESDTLDETVRGGGGFGHT from the coding sequence ATGGAAAAAATACAAATTCATATTCAAAAGATCGCGGGAAGTGATGATATTCCTTTTCCCCGGTATATGACCGAACAGGCGGCGGGTATGGATATTTTTGCAGCTGTCTTGTCCGACGAAACAATTCAGCCGGGCGAGCGCAGAAAAATTCCGACCGGCATCGCCATTTCCCTGCCCGAAGGATATGAGGCTCAAATTCGACCACGCAGCGGTCTGGCCGTCCATAACGGCATCACCCTTTTAAATTCACCCGGCACCATCGATGCGGACTATCGCGGTGAGATCGCCCTGATTGTTATCAATCACGGCGAGTCGCCTTTTGTGGTGCAAAGAGGCATGCGTCTGGCGCAAATGGTGATTCAGAAAATCTGTCAGGCCCAATGGGTCGAATCAGACACGCTTGATGAAACGGTCCGGGGCGGCGGCGGTTTCGGTCATACCTGA
- a CDS encoding XRE family transcriptional regulator has product MENTKKNRVKKFRESIPLSVSQLARKAELTPQTIAKMEKGLPTRKNSELKVAKALQKTYEEVFPQ; this is encoded by the coding sequence ATGGAAAATACAAAGAAAAATAGAGTAAAGAAGTTTCGCGAATCTATTCCTCTGAGTGTATCACAGCTTGCCCGCAAGGCTGAACTGACGCCGCAGACAATTGCCAAAATGGAAAAAGGATTACCTACAAGAAAGAACTCGGAGTTAAAAGTGGCCAAGGCCTTGCAAAAAACCTATGAAGAAGTTTTCCCTCAATAA
- a CDS encoding cell division protein FtsB, translated as MKIGRYLVAFLFLMTLLITFGNRGVVDNYFMGKRLSQMKAENNDLVAQNKELAEKIILLRSDLAYIESIARNELGMVKSGDVVYRLTK; from the coding sequence ATGAAAATCGGCAGATATTTAGTTGCCTTTTTGTTTTTAATGACTCTTTTGATAACCTTTGGCAACAGAGGGGTTGTCGATAATTATTTTATGGGTAAAAGACTGTCACAGATGAAAGCGGAAAATAACGATCTGGTAGCGCAAAACAAAGAACTGGCAGAAAAAATAATTTTATTACGAAGTGATCTAGCTTATATTGAATCTATCGCGCGCAACGAGCTAGGCATGGTGAAAAGCGGAGATGTTGTTTACCGGCTGACAAAATGA
- a CDS encoding pilus assembly protein PilM: protein MDLKELFTGKKQLVGLDIGSNSLKLAEIITTSSGQVLNRFRQIPVPSGTIVDGVVENPSVLASTIKELFHNSGCKGKGIVTSLSGSSVIVKKVTLAQMEETELRELIHDEAGKYLPFDNMDDVNYDFQILGDNEQNPNQMDVIIVAAKKTDVSSYLDAITAAGLTVMIMDVDSFALETMYESNYEFEENDIIVIVNIGAHLTNINVIKGGISIFTRDFTIAGNEITERLQEKYQVSAEEAEGMKTDGLPGSEQENMDLKNVILDCAEPICSEIERSIDYFRSTFGGDYIKHVYLSGGSSRIAGLDNHLSQRLNIETELINPLSKIGYNKKNIDAGKLDSIKTIGAVAIGLGLRKIGDK from the coding sequence ATGGATTTAAAAGAACTATTTACAGGAAAAAAACAGCTTGTCGGGCTGGATATCGGATCAAACTCTTTGAAGCTGGCTGAGATCATCACGACCTCCAGCGGTCAGGTACTCAACCGGTTCCGTCAAATCCCCGTCCCATCCGGAACGATCGTTGACGGCGTTGTGGAAAATCCCAGTGTTTTAGCGTCAACGATCAAAGAACTTTTCCATAATTCCGGTTGCAAAGGAAAAGGAATTGTAACCTCTCTTTCCGGCAGTTCCGTCATTGTTAAAAAAGTAACGCTTGCCCAGATGGAAGAGACGGAACTGCGTGAGTTGATCCATGATGAAGCCGGTAAATACCTTCCTTTTGATAATATGGATGATGTAAATTATGATTTCCAGATCCTGGGAGATAATGAACAGAACCCCAATCAAATGGACGTTATCATTGTTGCCGCCAAGAAGACGGATGTCAGCAGTTACCTGGATGCGATTACCGCGGCCGGTCTTACGGTCATGATCATGGATGTGGATTCTTTTGCGCTGGAAACCATGTATGAGTCCAACTACGAATTTGAAGAGAATGATATTATCGTCATCGTTAACATTGGCGCGCACTTGACCAATATTAATGTCATTAAAGGTGGAATATCCATCTTTACCAGAGATTTTACGATTGCCGGAAATGAGATCACCGAAAGGTTGCAGGAAAAATATCAGGTGTCGGCGGAAGAAGCCGAGGGCATGAAAACAGACGGTCTTCCCGGCAGCGAGCAGGAAAACATGGATCTGAAAAACGTTATTTTAGATTGTGCCGAACCGATATGTTCAGAGATCGAAAGATCCATTGATTACTTCCGTTCAACATTCGGGGGCGATTATATCAAGCATGTGTATCTATCGGGCGGATCATCAAGAATTGCGGGTTTAGACAACCATTTATCGCAGCGATTAAATATAGAGACGGAATTAATTAATCCACTTTCAAAAATCGGCTATAACAAAAAAAATATTGATGCGGGGAAGCTCGACAGCATCAAGACAATCGGCGCTGTGGCCATTGGGTTGGGTTTAAGGAAAATAGGTGATAAATGA